A region from the Vicia villosa cultivar HV-30 ecotype Madison, WI linkage group LG3, Vvil1.0, whole genome shotgun sequence genome encodes:
- the LOC131657177 gene encoding subtilisin inhibitor-like, producing the protein MAEEKQQGTIPPQEKPSAAKTSWPELVGVTADEAEKKIKEEMPEAEIEVLPDDSDVSLDYIFQRVRLFVDESNKVIETPTIG; encoded by the exons ATGGCAGAGGAAAAACAACAAGGAACTATTCCTCCTCAGGAAAAGCCAA gTGCTGCAAAAACAAGTTGGCCTGAACTAGTTGGTGTGACAGCAGATGAAGCTGAAAAGAAGATAAAGGAAGAGATGCCTGAGGCTGAAATTGAAGTGTTGCCTGATGATAGTGATGTTTCTCTTGATTACATATTTCAGAGAGTTAGATTATTTGTGGATGAATCTAATAAAGTCATTGAAACTCCAACCATTGGCTGA